From the Candidatus Poribacteria bacterium genome, the window TTTGATGCTGCAGGTGTTACACAGACGGGTTTAAAGGTGGGGGTTTTTCCGGGAGCAGGATGGAAGTTACGTGAATGGATGCCTGATCGCTTCGCAACTATTGGGGACAGGCTGGTTCGGCATTTCAACACCGAGATCCTGATATTCGGAGGACAAAAGGAGGCGGAACTCGTACATACCGTTGCGAATTTGATGGATGCGCGCGCCGTTCCGTTCGCTGGAAATCTTCAGGTTCGGGAGTTAGCCGCCTGTATTGAAAAGTGCGATCTCTTTCTCACAAACGATACCGGTCCGATGCACATTGCCGCAGCAGTTGGAACGCCCACTGTATCCTTGTTCGGTCCCGGCAATCATATTCGATTTCAACCGCTCGGCGGTTTGCACCAGACCCTTCGTCACGATGTGCCATGCAGCCCTTGTAAGCAATTTACAGATAAATGTAAAGATAATATCTGTATGAAAAAAATCACTGTAGATGAGGTGTGGCAGTCTATCTCCGAGACGCTTACTTCATCCGCACGCCGCCTCAAAAACACGTAG encodes:
- a CDS encoding glycosyltransferase family 9 protein, which encodes MISQKILLIRLSSLGDVVLTTPAIRAVRAHFSDAYIAMLVGKQSADVLRENPHLDEIITFDRLAKNKDTREMLRTVRVLRERKFTLAIDLQRKFRTELLMYFSGAADRVGKGVLCTVRVLEQGNKHATAHYFDLLHAVGIPAVDQKLELFLAESERTDASQRFDAAGVTQTGLKVGVFPGAGWKLREWMPDRFATIGDRLVRHFNTEILIFGGQKEAELVHTVANLMDARAVPFAGNLQVRELAACIEKCDLFLTNDTGPMHIAAAVGTPTVSLFGPGNHIRFQPLGGLHQTLRHDVPCSPCKQFTDKCKDNICMKKITVDEVWQSISETLTSSARRLKNT